The Metopolophium dirhodum isolate CAU chromosome 4, ASM1992520v1, whole genome shotgun sequence DNA window ttatactgttaaagCCAAGATGCGCCGCGCGGTATGCATGTGTGTATAACACTGTTTTTTTCCCGCCCTATCGCACACACCCCTCTCACACCCTCTATCGCACACGCAACCTCTCCCTCGCCTCGCCCCCTGTCTTGTTTTGTGACACACTCTGCGGGCCGACAGAGACAATCGTAAATTTATCACCCCGCCGAAACGCCCGAAAACTACCGCCCCGCAATATTTAGGGTAGGCTTCGACAAATTTTTCGGCCCGTTTCCAAACAACGCGCGTGCCGCTGCACACCACTGTCGCCACAGTCTCGCACCCGCTCCaacgcataataattataaatttatatgacATTCGTATATCATCATTACACGCGCTGTAAACGGACAACGGGGCGTAGGTAGTACGTGTTTTAAGGAGGCCCATACTCATTTGATCTCCCGCAGaagccaattattattattctttccaTCTCATACGCAGTCGTAccatataagtaatatttacggTTGTGTACGGCACACGCAGTCAATGAATATGGCGGACGTTAAGTTATGAAGCGGAGGATAGTATTAGCAGGTTAATGGCTACTGAACgagaatttaagaaataattgaCGTCTATATTGATTTATTGAGTATCGTCTATACCGGCAGCCTCTTTCCTCTAACCTTTTTATCTGTTTATaggttcattttaaaatttaaacgacAATCGCTTTCACTGAAATTACgaccctatattattatatttgagtaTTTTACCAGGGCCAATAAATATGAACATATACATTCAAATAGGGTACCAGTTCAAAACTGATAAGTGTGACTAGTGATTTTCTTGAATTACGTCAATGAATCTCGATTGAGTGTCGGTATTGCAAGAGTATTGTGTCAATGAGATAATAATGAACACTTAAAAAAGATATGGTACGAAAAAAAATGaggatttatttcaaaatattcattgaACGAGAACCTAAAAAATAGTGCCAAAAACTATAAATTGAAGAATACATCGTGGTTGACACATTGATACATATTGTGCTACgcgcgtaatattatatgtacctataatatataggtaccagctattaatcattttatttgtaGAAATATGCGATAAAAATACCATCCCTATGTACCCAACTAAACGTGTAGGGGACCACAACATTGGTCGCGTTTGTCGAATCTAAAGTCGATACATTTTGAGATTAACCTGTTATTAGCCATGTAtagagtatattgtatattctcGAATCGAAActcaactatatatttattatatgattataatcgCAAGTGATTAaatgcatacataataatactataataccataCACTACTCTACTGCAATTCCATAATTTCAAATGCTTTTTCGACAATAATAACATAGTGTCataatttatgtgtataatatacaaattaaatacaatgtgGTCCTGAgccaattttgttaaatttttaatgtttgactCGATTTCacgatataatatgtcatatattattatttattataaaaaaaaaactatctgcCGCTTAGCTATGTATTCGTACGTTATGTATACCCTGCACGACCCGTTGTACTACGATAAATTAGTGTTTGACATTATGTTAGTGTAATACAAACAAATCCGTATTATTCGGTGGCAAGCCTACTTTTTTTGGGTGGGATAagaataataagtttaaaattttattagaataataggtacacattatataattatggcTATATTaggttttacatttataatagaatACAACGAAAGGTTTCTTACGTATGTTTTCAATGTGTATTCTCGTGtttgtttctaaaaaaattgtctaaatcgctattttaaaataaaaaataattttcgatactgtcttgttataatattttccttttttattctgttttataTCTAAAGTGAAATGTGAccggataaaatatattaaacagagATAAGCGTATTGGAATATTGTGCACATCGAATGTATTGTATTCCATTGTAATATTGGCATATAgctatgattattatttgatattatacttaCAGAACTATAATACAGTTTAGGAgcttttttaagtaaatttgtttttcaattcaatcttccatattaaattattatattctgctGTACCTatacactaatacactatacagtTATAGGTGccgataataaaacaaaatataatttcgtcGTGATTCGAATTTATTCATCTTAGATgtcaaaatagataatattataagtaaatttttttttataaaatgcaatcattgcaGTTACTGTCAAAATATACCAtacaagattaaaaatatatagtacctacattagcattctatattttatagtgcatctttgaaagtttgaaatatttgaatattacattggttttgtaatatattttgtacaacaaTAACCGCATAACAGTTATCTGCTcattaacaattaaattatgattgtaGATGTCTTTCTTATTAAACCttagttgaaatatttaatcatttgttCTAAGTATACACACATAATGATTATGTgttttctacaatattatactgataactTTATATAAAACTGAAAACTCATAGAGCTACGATAAAACTATTGCCATGTCGTCGTGTAGTCAATTTATTCCTGACTTTGtttcctaacctaacctaaccgaacgTAAACGTATAGCGTCGTCGcggatcataatattatcataggcgGAAACTGCACACACACCTTCGAAGACACGTTCGGTACCTACACTTTCGTTAATTGTTCATTAATCGCGGTTAGTATTACACTGTGACATTACCGCCGTCGACGTCGAGTAGGcatggaatattataatatggtcgtAATAAAAAGTGAAAACGACGTATTCGCTATGAAACGAAATATAGGCGCACAGAATAACAGTTTTGGAGATTAGAAACGTCGATTACACGCACATCGGACGGACCATCAATGTATACCTTCGtcgtaatattaggtatgtgttGTGGCGGTCCCCGAGATCCCACGAAGggttgtttggtaaaaaaaaaaaataatcgggtaaatataaataaaatactcacCAAACAACCTTGACGACGACTAGTCCCGGACGAATGTTGGAATGTTTTGCGTAGGTGCGATGAGATAACGGCTGTGCGTCAACaggtcgttataatattaatataggtagtataagttatgataattattaattgtatacgtGTTCATTACCTATTCGTAAATGCAAGTTTCATTGTACGCGCCGTATCCTATTGATGCCCACTATTAACGCACACGGTAGACccaacaaaatcaaaaaaagtaaaataatgatGCCCATAGGccataagttataaataatgtatactgccaattaaatatattaaatatgaaaataaatattataaacttggtAAACTTTCTGTTTACTATGTGAACTATGgaactttatttttttctcatttttgcACAGATTACCTGGAAGAATATCATAATTTTGAGTTTCAGACAATATTTAGTGCTTCTTCCTAACTTTTCTCGTAAATTTGGTTAAAATGTTTGATACCTAGTCTGTAGATTAAAAATAgtgtaaaaaatactattttaacataacaataaacGGACTGTCTGCTAAGGGCTAATGCTGATAAcgttcaacaatattattattattacaaattttatttggtgCATAAAATGATTGCGCAGAGTGTGTCACTCACATTTCAACAACTGTTAAGTTATACTGTCCACTTGTGTCACCGAACGGTgaccaatattttgttattgtttttacgtatttaaataaataaaacatctgATCATGCGATTAAAATCAGGAGCACAGACAAGAGTTTATCGTCGTATCTACACCGAAAATTAgattctcattttttttttcatggttTTATAAAGTTGTGTAATCAGTGTGTTAAACTATACACGTTTcagaatattcatttttttttttaaatttatttatagaatttgtAGATCACATGCTTACTATATTTTTGAACTCTTGCACACAAGTACTAATGGCAGACCACATAATTTACTGCTGTTTCAAGTAGCAGGTACTCAGGAtgtcagaaaaaaattatgtttagttaTAGTTATCAATATTTACCAATGATGCATTATGCATAAACGTTTATAAGatttatcatcaatattattagaCGACGTACATCTGGTGTTTAAGGCGTTTTAAATAGGCAACTTCGaagaaatttttaataattaattagcaaATGGTCCAATGGTACTATATCCGTTATctgcttaaaataaaattatattatacaaaaattattttgtttttatgtcgaaaatataaatatttactagtAAAGTTATACTCCATAAAATTAAACCGATAACctcagtaatatttttataacgctATGGATTATATCGTATCTATGGtctttattgtaaaatgttatttgatgaTGAAATAATGTAAAGTAATAatcttattaatataaataatgtacaaaattaattgtgcatattaatgtaataattgtgtaggtacctaataaataatatgccatGGACAAAAAAAACGTACATAATGACATAACGTACAAAGTTCTACTCTGTGATTAAAATCTGATTGTTGAATTGTTctgttataatttacatttggcACACATTGGTTTCTTATGCTTTTTACGCTCAAATAACAGCAAATACACGCTTCGAAATTGAACTCTACATTGGGCCttggataatatttttaccttaaATTTGAAAgcatttaatactaaaaataacagagtaaaatgTATTCTTTATAAGAAACGTACATTATAACCACAAGTGTTAATTTCGTCTCGCAAATTCACATCTTAGTAAAttttacgtttaaaataatccatttaattatattatttttaatatatttagagtgaatttatctattataaaatttaaattaagactATTATATTGAGGGTGccgtgaatattttttttgtatattaatttcaaagCAAGTTGATATGATCATTTTATAATcgtacattgtttttaaaatttgaaactctTATAACTTGctggataatattcttaccaccAGGTTTAAAGTtctataataggtcaattcactctaattttaaaattgatagattaaaatgtattattttgaacataaaatgcgctatattatgttatgtgtttGTAAGACAGAGTCAACACAtacacttacataatataatcttacTCAGATGTTCTCTTATAAGAAACCTTTTTGAAAATCGGGCGTTGAACTCACTGACAAAATGAGAACAAGCATGAGAGAATGATTTCcgcataaaatagttataatttaataattcttgTGCAGTTGCAGGTGCACTTATGCATTCAGAACAAACATACACCCATTATGCCTTATGGCACACCCTTCCCACCTCAGTTCTAGTTCGCTAGAAGCACTTGTGCCTCTGAACTAAACATGTTAGAAGAGTCCAGCGGGTTATGTCGTTATTATCAGTATTACTTTTATTTCCATGTCCCTCGTACTATGATGTCTTGTCGAGCAGTATTTCATTTCTGTTAGGTAGGTACGCATAATATTTTTGCAGACTATTACGCGTAATAGTCGATAGTCATTATGAACTGTAAATAATTGTCCAGTGTCCATTACAACTTTCAttccaaaatatgtttaaaaaatgtaccatTTTTATATCATAGTGGTGGTTTTTTTACGCAGGTGTTGTGCGAAGTGGAGGCGGCAATGATAAGCCTGAGCACGTGGCACAACAGGAAAATGCCCGAAGAGCCACGGACAGCGATCGTCGGTGGCCCGGGCTGGGACCCGAATCCCGACCACACGACCATGATGATCCAGGACTGGGGCGTGTTGACCATCTACTATAGGTTCCTAAAGGACTGGCTGCATATCAGCCGGAAAATGGTCCAAGACCAGGTGGACTTGCACCACCGGTGGTCGGCTGTCTCAGCGGTCGTTTCAGACgccgacgacggcgacgacagCGACGACTCTTTCGCCTCCACCGTCGACCGACTGCCACCTGCAACGCCGCTGTCGTCATCGCCGTTATCGTTATCGCCGATGTCGTCATCGCCAATGCCGTGTATCAGACACCGCAGATGCGGTTCGTCCAAGAGCAACAAGCGGCCAAAAAAGTCCGGCTCGGTTACGTAGTTACCGGTCCCCGAGGGGTCCGAACAACgaatattaatagattaaaattttttttaagtctgTACATATgactacaatatacatattatttatttatttattatttttttttttttttgtacttttacgACACAATTGATGTACTTCTCTGTTAACGATCGCGAGTGACGTGTAAAAGAACTCTGTCGTAATGGtactattacctatttattttttttgtatcttcGATTATTACACGGGCGTTCTGTAAGTCGTGCAGTATAGACAtgatctaaattattattatttttactactatattacgaataattttaatacataataatatattgcatgtatttttatattctatgaaCGATTGAA harbors:
- the LOC132943002 gene encoding uncharacterized protein LOC132943002 isoform X2; this translates as MVFKASRKIGRKLKTRVSLLLLVCLAMPAAARDNDLDFTAMPITSLTIRHCGHILIAANAKNNELYMSTKSRNPTEESINLKRNNDIKILKRVRTQLKVARNHFRNNREVIARLYLDVKTVMQTNYHYEWLPSQSLVWYKKHVKKLDKDTKVLCEVEAAMISLSTWHNRKMPEEPRTAIVGGPGWDPNPDHTTMMIQDWGVLTIYYRFLKDWLHISRKMVQDQVDLHHRWSAVSAVVSDADDGDDSDDSFASTVDRLPPATPLSSSPLSLSPMSSSPMPCIRHRRCGSSKSNKRPKKSGSVT
- the LOC132943002 gene encoding uncharacterized protein LOC132943002 isoform X3; the protein is MSTKSRNPTEESINLKRNNDIKILKRVRTQLKVARNHFRNNREVIARLYLDVKTVMQTNYHYEWLPSQSLVWYKKHVKKLDKDTKVFILLPVLRDSLHNFSVTLEQMRLFSETHLISNYTIRKLMLDDLSKHLIAVLCEVEAAMISLSTWHNRKMPEEPRTAIVGGPGWDPNPDHTTMMIQDWGVLTIYYRFLKDWLHISRKMVQDQVDLHHRWSAVSAVVSDADDGDDSDDSFASTVDRLPPATPLSSSPLSLSPMSSSPMPCIRHRRCGSSKSNKRPKKSGSVT